A window from Fretibacterium sp. OH1220_COT-178 encodes these proteins:
- a CDS encoding tripartite tricarboxylate transporter TctB family protein: MRRDTVVGLFALTAGTAYSVMTWNLPRATVGDALAPLMFPGILGGLMILLGLGVLVIDRKRSLRGEAERPPEVKDPGYWKLILGTVMACAAYGLAFDALGYVLSTAPFLWTLLMLANEPGRWRQNLLLSAAFTFVLWLVFVKGFQINLPTFFQGGPI; encoded by the coding sequence TTGAGACGGGATACCGTGGTGGGCCTTTTTGCTCTGACCGCCGGAACGGCCTATAGCGTCATGACCTGGAACCTTCCCCGGGCGACCGTTGGCGATGCCCTGGCGCCCCTGATGTTCCCGGGCATTTTGGGGGGGCTCATGATCCTTCTCGGTCTGGGCGTCCTGGTCATCGACCGAAAACGATCGCTTCGGGGCGAGGCGGAGCGCCCCCCCGAAGTCAAGGATCCGGGGTACTGGAAGCTGATCCTCGGCACGGTTATGGCTTGCGCGGCTTACGGGCTCGCCTTCGATGCGCTGGGCTACGTTCTTTCCACGGCGCCTTTTCTTTGGACGCTTCTGATGCTGGCGAACGAGCCCGGGCGCTGGAGGCAAAACCTTCTCCTCTCGGCGGCCTTTACCTTCGTGCTCTGGCTTGTCTTCGTCAAGGGTTTTCAGATCAATCTGCCCACGTTTTTCCAGGGCGGCCCCATCTGA